Part of the Imperialibacter roseus genome, TATTTTAAAGTAAATAGCCCTGAGCCTAATGTCAGGTACTTTATGATCATAGATGGATACCTGGGAGACTTCTGCGATTTTACAATCGAGGTGTCGGACAAAGCCAATGGGCTTCCGGTGCTGATCGAAGACCCTTTGGCAGAAGGAATATTGGAGGTCAATGAGAAAATGATCGAGTTGCACTGGGAATATCAGCCCGACACATCGGAGGTGAGCCATTTTTCCGTTATAAGAACAAGTAAGACTGACAATAAACGTTGGCAATTGCCACTGGCTTTCAATAGCCGTGGTGGCGTGGGGTCTGAATACCTGTTGAAAGACACCCTGACGGAATTTGGTAAGTATTCTTATGAAGTTTATCTCGTTGACGCCAACAACGAGCACAGGTTGTATCTACATCACCAGGCTGGACTAACCGAACCAACGCCAGCAAGGGAGAACACGACAGCATTTTTCCCTTTTGATGTTAGGAAAAACACTAATCTGCAAATAACCATCACTGATGCCGTTACTAAACGAACCCTGGTTAATAAATTTGTTAAAGATTATAAACTTGGAGGCCTTCAGTACGACTTTCAAGAGCTCATAGACAGGGGGCATTATTTTTTTGAAGTCAGAATTTATGACTTCAAGTCCAGACGCACCGAGACGTTCAGCAAACGTTTCGAGGTTCAAGATTAGTTGATGGCCGGATGGGCCACCTATCTCAAATGCTTTACTTCTTCCAGCTTCCAGTCGATCACTAAGCCGCCCCCTATGCCTCTGGCCACCTTTTCACCATACAGATATTCCACCAGGTACATGGCAGGATCGTATGATTTGGCGCCGCCTGAGGAAGTAATGGCTTTTCCGTCATGCACAAAGCTGTAACCCTCCTGCACATTGAGGTGAGGGAACGTTTCTTTAAACCTCCCGATGTCTGAGGGGAATGTGGTGCACTTTACCTCATCAAGGAGGCTAGCTTTGGCCAAAAGAAATGCGCCATCACACAACGACATAATAAATTTGGCCTGGGTGCCCTTTTCTCTGACAAACTCAATCAGAACGGAATCCTGTAAATCGGTATCCATGTTGTTCTCAGCACTTGGCACCACCAGTACATCAATGGACGGAGTATCTTCAAAACTGAAATCAGGTATGATTTTGATTCCTTCAAATGTTTTGATGGGCTCATGGGTGGGAGACACGATGAATGCTTTCATACCGGGCGTTGTATGAAATACAGTATGTTGAAACACGTCAAAAGGCGCCATTAGCTCCGAATTGTATACACCATTGATGGCGAGGAAGCCAACATTCAGTGTGTCAGTCGGCAGGTGAGAAGAGGCAAACGAGGAATCTGCTGCTGCGGATTCCCCGTTTTGTTGACATGCTTGCAAAGAAAACAGGAGCACTGTTGCCAGGACAATAGCAGCAATATTAATCTTCCTATTATCCATAAGGCGCTTACTTCAAAGAAAGCTTGCCTAGATTTCTGAACAGAATAAACGTGCCGGCTGCGGCTATGCCCAAAAGACCAAAGCCAAGACCAATATTGCCATAGATAAAGCTTCCAATGCCAAACAGCGAACAGTAAATACTCACACAACCGACAAATACCATCATTATTTGTAGTGGCATTTGCCAGTTTGCACCTTTGGATGCATCCAGCACAATTCCCTCACTCATGGCGTCATCAACGACCTTTTTCCACCCAGGCCCACCGGGTTGAGTCCTCAGGTAGAAGCTCCTCAGGGTCTCCTTATCTTCAGGCTTGGTGAGCAGAGTTGTGGAGATCCAGGCAGCGCTTACACCAAATAGGGAGATTAAAAGGCGAGTTGAGAAAACATCCAGGTAGGCGTTTTCAAGTGCTTCAGGACTAATGACAAGTACTAACAAAAAGGCAAGCACAGTGGCAACTACCATGGCAACAATTTCTGTAAGGGCGTTGATTCTCCACCAAAACCACCTCAGTATGTAAATGGCGCCCGTTCCGGCTCCGGAGAGAAGCAGAATATCAAAGGCCTGAGTGGCATTCTTGAGGATTGTGAGGGAAAATATTGCTGCAAAGAACATTAGCCCAACAGTGGTGAAGCGGCCTACTGAAACTTGCTGCTTTTCACTTGCATCAGGTTTTACAAATCGTTTGTAAAAGTCGTTGACCACGTAAGAAGAGCCCCAGTTGAGATGGGTTCCAATGGTAGACATGTAGGCCGCAATAATTGAAGCAACTACAAGCCCCTTCCATCCAGTGCCTAAAAGCGTTAGCATGGCTGGATAGGCGATGTCGTGGCCCAGGTAGTTATCGCTAATGCCGGGGAATTCAGCTTTTATTGATGCCAGGTCGGGGAAGATAACCAGCGACGCAAGGGCCACCAGAATCCATGGCCACGGGCGGAGTGCATAGTGTGCGAAATTAAAAAGCAAGGTAGCACCTATTGCATTCTTTTCATCCTTGGCTGACAACATTCGCTGCGCAATATAGCCACCGCCACCAGGCTCTGCACCAGGGTACCAAACTGACCACCACTGCACTGCAATAGGTATAATGAGTAACGGCAAGAACTGCTTTGGGTCGTCAAAGCTAGGGAAAATATCCAGTTTAGGCATCACATTCGGGTGAGCCAGTAGCTTGGTCAGGCCGCCTACTCTCTCATCGCTAACTGCAACCACTGCAGCTATCACTGCGCCAAGCATGGCGATTGAATACTGAAAAAAGTCTGCCCAGATTACTCCCTTTATGCCACCAATCGTTGCATAAATAACAACCCCTATTGAAGCACCCACCACAATGTAGACAGGGTTTTCGATGCCGAGCATGATTTGCCCAATCTTAATGGCGGCCAGTGTAACCGTTCCCATGATCAGGCAGTTGAAGAAAATACCCAAATACAGTGACCTGAATCCCCGCAGGAAAGAAGCATATTTTCCGCTGTACCGCAACTCATAAAACTCCAGGTCGGTCATGACATTGGAGCGCCTCCAAAGCCTGGCATAGATAAAAACGGTTACCATGCCTGTGATAAGAAATGCCCACCAGGCCCAGTTTTTGGCTACCCCATTTTCCCGAACCATGCCAGTGACAAGGTTGGGCGTGTCAGCCGAAAAAGTACAGGCCACCATAGAAATACCTAGTAGCCACCACGGCATTCCCCTTCCGCCCAGAAAGTATTCAGAGGTACTTTTTCCGGCCGTGAGCGAGGCAGCCCATCCAATTCCTACTACAATAGCAAAAAAAACCGCTATTATTACCCAGTCGAGTGTGCTTAAGACCATTTTGGAGTATAGTTTTTGTTTCGAACCCGTAAAATATAAAATTTGCATGCCGAAACAGACCCCATTAAAAAAAGAATTACAGATAATATGACGCAATCAACAAGTTTGGTAATACTAGCCGCCGGAATAGGAAGCCGATACGGAGGAATTAAGCAGGCCGACTCTTTTGGGCCTTCTGGTGAGTGGCTGATGGACTATGGAATTTATGACTCAATTCAAGCAGGATTTACGAAGGTGGTTATTATCACCCGTAAAGATTTGCGGGACGTTTTGTACGAGCACCTGAATAAGTGGTGGGGTGATAAGATTGAGATTGAGTTTGTATTTCAGACACCCCCTTCGCAGCACCCTGAAAGGGTGAAGCCGTGGGGAACTGGCCAGGCTGTACTTGCGACGAAAGACGTGGTAAAAGAGCCGTTCGCTATTATCAATGCTGACGATTTTTACGGGAGAAAGGCTTATTTGGCAATGGGAAAATTCCTTCAGTCGGTTGACCCAACTTCTCTTCATTTTAGTATGGTGGGCTATCCTTTGATGGAGACACTCTCAGATGCCGGATCGGTAGCAAGAGGTATTTGCAATGTGGATGCTGATGGTAAATTGATCTCGGTCGTAGAGAAAACCAAAATACTTCAGTCGGGTGCAAATATTGTCAATGAGGAAAATGAAAACAATCCGGAAATTTTAGATCCCAAAGGTTTTGTTTCAATGAATTTTTGGGGTTTCACTCCAGCTTTGTTTCCTGAACTTGTGGGTATTTGGGAGGAATTCTATCAAGCCAATAGAAATGAGCTAAAGGCTGAATTTTACATACCATCAGCAGTTACAAACCTGATGCAGAAGAAGAATGCCATTGTTGATGTGCTGCCTGATGGCAACGATTGGATGGGTGTAACCTATAGCCAGGAGAAAGATATGGTAATGAAAAAATTGCATCAGCTGGTCAGTAGCGGAGAGTATCCCTCCGGGCTCAGCTGAAAAAAGCATAAACAAAAAGCATCAGAAGAAAAGGTATTCCATAAATCAGGAGTACCTTTTTTCTGTTTTGGCGGGGTATCCACCACAGCACCCACCAGGGGCGGTAAAGGCCTGCTGACGTCACAATGAATAAAAAGAGTAGTGCTGCCTGGAGTAGCTTCATGGTTCCAGAAACAAAAAAATCCGGCCAATTGGCCGGATTTAGTTTTATGTATGACCTCTCTTAAAGAGAGCGTTTTACTTCACGTTGCTCAAAGCCTTCAATGATATCCCCTTCTTCTAGGTTATTGAAGTTTTTGATGCTTATACCGCATTCGTAACCTTGTTTTACTTCGGCCACGTCGTCTTTGAATCTGCGGAGCTGCTGTATTTCGCCAGTATAAACCACAATACCGTCACGTATTATTCTGATCTGATTGTTTCTCTTAATGAAACCATCAGTCACCATACAACCAGCTACTGTACCAACTTTCGAGATTTTAAACACCTCACGAATCTCCACGTTACCAGTAATAACCTCCTGGAACTCCGGCGCAAGCATGCCTTCCATGGCATCTTTGATCTCATTGATAGCGTCGTAGATGATCGAGTAAAGTCTGATCTCGATTTCTTCCTGTTCGGCCAAGCGGCGTGCACTTGAAGAAGGTCTCACCTGGAAGCCAACAATGATCGCATCGGAAGCGGAGGCTAGCAAGACGTCTGATTCTGAAATCTGGCCTACTGCCTTATGTATGATGTTGACTTGAACCTCCGGTGTCGAAAGCTTAAGCAGTGAGTCGGCTAGTGCCTCAATAGAGCCGTCCACATCACCTTTCACAATCACGTTGAGCTCTCTAAATGAACCAATGGCCAAACGACGCCCAATTTCGTCAAGCGTAATGTGCTTCTTAGTCCGAAGGTTCTGCTCACGTTGGATTTGCTGACGCTTGTAGGCAATGTCACGTGCCTCACGGTCACTTTCCATTACGTTCAGCTTTTCGCCCGCCTGAGGCGCACCATCAAGCCCCAGCAAAAGCACTGGTGTGGAAGGTCCCGCTTGTTTCAGCCTGGTGCCTCTGTGGTCGAACATCGCTTTCACTTTACCGAAGTGAGAGCCAGCCAATACCACGTCACCAATATTCAGGGTTCCGTTTTGTACCATCACTGTAGCTACGTAACCCCGGCCTTTGTCAAGAGAAGCTTCGATAACACTTCCTACGGCCTTTTTAGAAGCCTTAGCTTTCAGCTCAAGAATCTCAGCTTCCAGAAGTACTTTTTCAAGCAGATCGTCGATGCCCTGTCCTGTTTTCGCTGAAATCTCCTGGCATTGGTATTTTCCACCCCAATCCTCCACAAGAATGTTGATTTGAGATAGCTCTTCTTTGATTTTGTTGGGGTTGGCGTTTGCCTTGTCAACTTTGTTGATAGCGATTACTATTGGAACACCAGCCACTTT contains:
- a CDS encoding DJ-1/PfpI family protein, whose translation is MDNRKINIAAIVLATVLLFSLQACQQNGESAAADSSFASSHLPTDTLNVGFLAINGVYNSELMAPFDVFQHTVFHTTPGMKAFIVSPTHEPIKTFEGIKIIPDFSFEDTPSIDVLVVPSAENNMDTDLQDSVLIEFVREKGTQAKFIMSLCDGAFLLAKASLLDEVKCTTFPSDIGRFKETFPHLNVQEGYSFVHDGKAITSSGGAKSYDPAMYLVEYLYGEKVARGIGGGLVIDWKLEEVKHLR
- a CDS encoding sodium:solute symporter family protein; this encodes MVLSTLDWVIIAVFFAIVVGIGWAASLTAGKSTSEYFLGGRGMPWWLLGISMVACTFSADTPNLVTGMVRENGVAKNWAWWAFLITGMVTVFIYARLWRRSNVMTDLEFYELRYSGKYASFLRGFRSLYLGIFFNCLIMGTVTLAAIKIGQIMLGIENPVYIVVGASIGVVIYATIGGIKGVIWADFFQYSIAMLGAVIAAVVAVSDERVGGLTKLLAHPNVMPKLDIFPSFDDPKQFLPLLIIPIAVQWWSVWYPGAEPGGGGYIAQRMLSAKDEKNAIGATLLFNFAHYALRPWPWILVALASLVIFPDLASIKAEFPGISDNYLGHDIAYPAMLTLLGTGWKGLVVASIIAAYMSTIGTHLNWGSSYVVNDFYKRFVKPDASEKQQVSVGRFTTVGLMFFAAIFSLTILKNATQAFDILLLSGAGTGAIYILRWFWWRINALTEIVAMVVATVLAFLLVLVISPEALENAYLDVFSTRLLISLFGVSAAWISTTLLTKPEDKETLRSFYLRTQPGGPGWKKVVDDAMSEGIVLDASKGANWQMPLQIMMVFVGCVSIYCSLFGIGSFIYGNIGLGFGLLGIAAAGTFILFRNLGKLSLK
- a CDS encoding sugar phosphate nucleotidyltransferase, with translation MTQSTSLVILAAGIGSRYGGIKQADSFGPSGEWLMDYGIYDSIQAGFTKVVIITRKDLRDVLYEHLNKWWGDKIEIEFVFQTPPSQHPERVKPWGTGQAVLATKDVVKEPFAIINADDFYGRKAYLAMGKFLQSVDPTSLHFSMVGYPLMETLSDAGSVARGICNVDADGKLISVVEKTKILQSGANIVNEENENNPEILDPKGFVSMNFWGFTPALFPELVGIWEEFYQANRNELKAEFYIPSAVTNLMQKKNAIVDVLPDGNDWMGVTYSQEKDMVMKKLHQLVSSGEYPSGLS